A region of Maridesulfovibrio sp. DNA encodes the following proteins:
- a CDS encoding class I SAM-dependent methyltransferase: MKPVLNAITAQQELWDHVFSESDSYFGQQPSVLAKKSLELFRENNVRSILETGCGQGRDTFLFAEDGISVTALDYSRHAINEISARVSSSSLTSYVDPHCLDIRKPLPFESGSFDACYSHMLLCMELTMAEISCALSEMHRVLKNDGLVIYSVRSIFDRHYRAGEHLGENLYEIGKFAVHFFSEDKLKGLASGFKIKSIERIEEGALPRDLFCIVMEKSSTRYAPTFESCAVAGRGGDNVPFSRSRAHPHCTGDT; encoded by the coding sequence ATGAAGCCGGTATTGAATGCTATTACTGCTCAGCAGGAGCTTTGGGATCATGTTTTTTCAGAGTCCGATAGTTATTTCGGACAACAGCCCAGCGTGCTTGCTAAAAAATCACTTGAACTGTTTCGGGAAAATAATGTGCGCTCTATTCTGGAGACCGGATGCGGTCAGGGGAGAGATACATTTCTTTTTGCTGAAGACGGCATTTCTGTTACTGCCCTTGATTATTCCCGTCATGCCATCAATGAAATTTCCGCCAGAGTCTCATCTTCTTCCCTCACTTCCTATGTTGATCCCCACTGTTTAGATATTCGTAAGCCCCTTCCCTTTGAGTCCGGTTCCTTCGATGCCTGCTACTCCCATATGCTGTTGTGTATGGAGCTGACCATGGCTGAAATTTCCTGCGCTCTGAGTGAAATGCACCGGGTACTTAAAAATGATGGTCTGGTAATATATTCCGTCCGTTCAATCTTTGACCGCCATTATCGGGCCGGGGAACATCTCGGAGAAAATCTGTACGAGATAGGGAAGTTTGCAGTTCATTTTTTCAGTGAAGATAAGCTTAAAGGTCTGGCCAGCGGTTTTAAGATCAAGTCCATTGAGCGGATCGAAGAAGGAGCTCTCCCCCGCGATCTGTTCTGTATTGTGATGGAGAAAAGCTCCACCCGCTATGCCCCGACATTTGAGTCATGCGCCGTGGCCGGGAGGGGCGGAGATAACGTCCCGTTTTCGCGCAGCAGGGCTCATCCCCATTGCACCGGCGATACGTGA
- a CDS encoding isoprenylcysteine carboxylmethyltransferase family protein: MEERKMTIFGVGLKIFKPTIIYGLASLIITLIFPRIFLMTFLPSAAFNIMGGILLGIGIAFLFISGVTVKKAVTEQRLETTGTFAIVRNPLYFAWIAFIFTGSAIATQAWLLFGMSGIAYYKFLHHIPEEEIMLEEVFGKEYMEYKKRVPSIVPNLKELL; the protein is encoded by the coding sequence ATGGAAGAACGCAAAATGACCATTTTCGGAGTCGGTCTGAAAATTTTTAAGCCAACGATTATCTATGGCCTTGCCTCCTTGATCATAACCCTGATCTTCCCGAGGATATTTCTGATGACTTTCCTGCCAAGTGCGGCCTTCAACATTATGGGAGGCATATTGCTGGGCATAGGGATAGCTTTCCTTTTCATCAGCGGAGTTACAGTCAAAAAAGCTGTCACCGAGCAAAGACTGGAGACCACCGGAACATTCGCCATTGTGCGTAACCCGCTCTATTTTGCATGGATAGCCTTTATCTTCACCGGCAGTGCCATAGCAACACAGGCATGGCTGCTTTTTGGAATGAGCGGCATAGCATATTACAAATTCCTCCACCACATACCGGAAGAAGAAATTATGCTGGAAGAAGTCTTCGGCAAAGAATATATGGAGTACAAAAAACGGGTTCCCTCAATTGTACCGAACCTGAAAGAACTGCTCTAG
- a CDS encoding ParA family protein: protein MKSIACYNMKGGVGKTSSAVNFAYLSAQNGLRTIIWDLDPQGAATFHLGMDPLQAAKLKKLVKDKKLIKTLIEPTSYENLSVIPAGFEYRNMDLVMDDSKKSRKKLKKIVTSFEDDYDVFLFDCPPSISNLSDTIFSTVEFILMPVVPAIMPQQSFITVKEYLDSMDDATAELIPFFNMVDRRKSGHRKIMWDNRKTFPHIFCENYIPARADIEKMGMQRAPLHVFASKSDAARAYSFLWKELMDRTGIEAGGK, encoded by the coding sequence GCGGTGAACTTTGCCTATCTCAGTGCACAAAACGGCCTGCGAACCATAATCTGGGATCTTGACCCCCAAGGCGCAGCAACATTTCATCTCGGAATGGACCCACTGCAGGCAGCTAAACTGAAAAAACTGGTCAAAGATAAAAAACTGATCAAAACCCTGATCGAGCCCACTTCATACGAAAACCTTTCCGTCATCCCCGCCGGATTCGAATACCGCAATATGGATCTGGTCATGGACGACAGTAAAAAATCACGCAAAAAACTTAAAAAAATAGTAACTTCATTTGAAGATGACTACGATGTCTTTCTCTTCGACTGTCCGCCAAGTATTTCAAATCTTTCCGATACAATCTTCAGCACAGTTGAATTCATCCTCATGCCAGTGGTTCCGGCAATTATGCCGCAACAAAGCTTCATCACAGTAAAAGAATATCTGGATTCCATGGATGATGCCACAGCGGAACTGATCCCCTTCTTCAATATGGTCGACCGCCGCAAAAGCGGACACCGAAAAATCATGTGGGACAACCGAAAAACTTTTCCGCATATATTTTGCGAAAATTACATCCCCGCACGGGCTGATATTGAAAAAATGGGGATGCAACGGGCGCCGCTGCATGTATTTGCATCAAAATCAGATGCAGCACGGGCTTATTCCTTTCTCTGGAAAGAACTAATGGACAGAACCGGTATTGAGGCCGGGGGTAAATAA